The segment CGCGGAGGACGGGCGCCGCGAGGCCGTCGCCGCCGAGGTCCGGGCCGCCGAACGCGCCCGCATCGCCCGGGAGTTGCACGACGTGGTGACCCACCACGTGACCGCGATGGTGATCCAGGCCGAGGCCGCCCGCTACCTGACCGCCGACCCCGGGCGGCTCGAGCAGTCGCTGACCGCCGTCAGCGACACCGGCCGGCTCGCCATCGCCGACCTGCGCCACCTGCTGGACCTGCTCCACCCCGGCCACGGCACCGGCCCGGCGGCGGGCGCGGAGCCCAGGACACCGGTCGTCGGCCGGGTCCGCACCCTGGTCGAGCAGACCCGCCGGGCCGGACAGCCCGTCGAGTTCACCGAACAGGGCACCCCGTCGGCCCCGGCCGGCAGCGCCGACCTGGTCGTCCACCGGGTGGTGCAGGAATCGCTCACCAACGCCCTCAAGTACGCTCACGGCAGCCGGACTTCGGTACGGATACGGTACGGCGGAGAGGGGATCACCGTGGAGGTCAGCACGGACGGCACCGGCACCCGGGCCGCCGTCGCCACCGGCGGCGGACGGGGCCTGGCGGGCCTGCGCGAGCGCGTCGACGTCCTGGGCGGCGAGTTCAGCGCCGGGCCGGAACCCGACGGCGGCTTCACCGTCCGGGCGCACCTCCCCGCCGGGGCCGCCGCGTGAGCGCGCCGATCCGGGTCCTGGTCTGCGACGACCAACTGCTGGTCCGCACCGGCCTGGTCACCATCATCGGCGCCCAGCCCGACATGGAGGTCGCGGGCGAGTGCGGGGACGGGCGCACCGGCGTCGAACTCGCCCGCGCGCTACGGCCCGACGTCGTCGTGATGGACATCCGGATGCCGGTCCTCGACGGACTCGAAGCCACCCGCCTGCTGGCCGGCATCGCCGTGCCCGACCCGGTCAAGGTCCTCGTGGCGACCACGTTCAACCTCGACGAGTACGTGTACGAGGCCCTGCGCGTCGGCGCCAGCGGCTTCCTCCTCAAGGACGCGCCCCCGGA is part of the Kitasatospora cineracea genome and harbors:
- a CDS encoding sensor histidine kinase, with product MSLQRVGRTWLGLHVTLRDLPFGALLVAASFVPALRGNGTELGDLPTRAFDALAVLAVGTEGLSLVLRRHRPAVSLALVAAGFALDQLRGYHSLAGTALPLALISAGSHLERHRRTAVVLLSAAYPPLAVALTRLGSGTETPTGFATFYLVLAAAWGAGAWLRSTRAAEDGRREAVAAEVRAAERARIARELHDVVTHHVTAMVIQAEAARYLTADPGRLEQSLTAVSDTGRLAIADLRHLLDLLHPGHGTGPAAGAEPRTPVVGRVRTLVEQTRRAGQPVEFTEQGTPSAPAGSADLVVHRVVQESLTNALKYAHGSRTSVRIRYGGEGITVEVSTDGTGTRAAVATGGGRGLAGLRERVDVLGGEFSAGPEPDGGFTVRAHLPAGAAA
- a CDS encoding response regulator — translated: MSAPIRVLVCDDQLLVRTGLVTIIGAQPDMEVAGECGDGRTGVELARALRPDVVVMDIRMPVLDGLEATRLLAGIAVPDPVKVLVATTFNLDEYVYEALRVGASGFLLKDAPPDRLLHGIRTVAGGAALLDPDVTRRLVGHYAARIRPVGDPSRDIPLTPRELEVLRLLADGLSNSEIAAALVISQETVKTFVSRILTKLQLRDRVQAVVYAYRHGLAA